CAATTTCAGATCTGATACCATATTAACTTCGTAatttaacatttacaccaaaaaaaaaatattaacttcaGAATCAAAGATGATGAAGAACTAGATTCAAGCTCGAGCTAAGAgtgagagatgaagaagatgatgaaacgAAAGTTTGTTATTCTTCATAATTAACATGTACATGTGcgttaaatatatatagttgtacGGTCAAGCAAAAGGAAATTTAATCCATACAAACCGGTTAGTAAAATTGTTATTATACTAATATTTACAACAACCAACTAACGTAAAATTTTCAAGGGTTGCATGATGTAAAGGAAAGAGAGCGGCCTTCTTAATTAGCCGTTTCATGTGCACATTGGTAAAGCAtaaagattttagaaaaatgAAGTTTGTCATaaccttttttttgtgtgttgaTCCCAACGTTTATTGCATGAAGCTCTAAAATATCAGCCACTTTATAATAGCTTGAACCAAGGTGATTCAGTGCTTGAGTCACTTTCAAGACAATGtgtttacaagaaaaaaaaacaagaacataaaaaaaaaccatagcAACTgtcttccccccccccccccccccccacaaaaGGGCTTCATACAGcgacataaaattaaaaaagttcTGGGACCAGGTCCAACATTAAAGTGAGCAATACGAGTAGACGACACATGACTGTCCTTATTAATACTCTCAGCCCAAGTCCAAAACGTGAGCAAGACGATTTAACATACGTGACTGTACTTGTTAATACTTAAAAGAGAACAGTTACAGTCGCAGTTTATACGTTAAATAGACTCCAACACATGCCATAACTATCAGTTTTTATGTTCTGTCATGCTTCATTGTCTGTTAATGCTGTACCTCTTTGTTTGAGAGTTGACTAATCTACAACATGGATTAGAAGAACAGGTTCTCTGTGTATGTAACAACTATTCGAAACATCTACTTTGTTTGACATATGTACCTCTTTATTTAGATGAAATACCACTTTCAAAACAATGTGTTGTGCAACTTTGTGTTTACaagttcagaaaaaaaaaaagaaaagaacataAACCATTAGCTAGCTAGCGATTGTGTTCCCAATTTGATTAATAGCCCAGCCCAGTAGTAAAACACACAAGGGCGTTCGTTATATACAAgcgatataaaataaaataaatgattttaggCCCAAGTCCAATATGAACGTGACAGCACGATTAAATGACACGTGAGACGTGACTGTACTTATTAATAATCGAAAAAGACAGCTTGACAAAGTCCGtgaaactgaaaaaaatatatctttttagtTCCCTTGTTTTGCGATAATCCCaattctctaaaaaaaaaaaaaaaacactatttgATTCGAAAGAGAAATGAGCTACGAGAAAGTTCCACCGGAAtcgtatcctccaccaggttcGTAATTATGATTCAATTACGATTCGATTCTCTGATCTTTGATCGATTCTAAAATCTGATTTGAAAACAATCGGACCAATAGGATACCAATCTCACTATCCGCCTCCTGGTTATCCATCGCCGGCGCCGCCGCCGCCGGGATATCCTCCGCCGCATCACGAAGGATATCCTCCACCTCAGCCTCACGGGTATCCACCGTACCCGCCACCGCGTCCTTACGAAGGCGGTTATCAAGGCTACTTCGCCGGTAACTatcctcctccgccgccgccgccgcaaCACTGCAACCACTACCAGCACGATCATCACCATTACCAGGATTCAAACTCTGACGGCTCCTCTTTCCTCCGTGGCTGGTTCGTCTCTCTAGCTTCCCGCCATTATTATTTACTAGAATCACTTTCATTATTGTGTTTGTGAACTGATTCGATTCTTGCGTCTTTTTGTGGTCAATCTTTGTGTCGGTATCAAAGAATATGAATTGAGAATTTAAGCTTTTGGAGCTACTTTGTGTTGAATTGATCTGTGATACTTTAGGAGCCTACGTGTGTGTTTAAAGGTCACTCactaaatttaaatgttttggGTTCACTGAACTTGTGTTTTGGGCCAAATGATCCTGATTAGAACCAGATTCCTTGACTTGATGTATGGATAAGTCATTATGTGAGTTGAATCTAGACATCTACTGTGAAAGTCACACCATAGTTTGACTTTCATTTTCCTTTAAACGGAATTTGTGTGCAGCAAATTCGTACGTATTGATCCTTATATTTTGTGCTCTGTTGATCTTCTAAGGAAGGTTCTTGGCATATGCGATAGAGTTTAGAGCTATTCATTATAGgagcttttatatatatatatagcttgtGACTCTAGCTAACCAGATTTTGGACATGATCTTTGCTTCCACTCAAGTGATTCTAGTGGATCTCTGCCTACCCAAACTATTTTTGTATAAATCTGTAAATAAGGTATATTCTTTTGAAATTCTAGTGTCCATGTCATCTCTACAACTTTTCTTATGCTCAACTTGAGTGAGAAACTTGTCTAGTAAAAGACTTATGATTGACTTAAAGATTGTTCCTTCTGCTTTATtaattctctttcttttttctttttttttacccaCTGGGTTGCAAATTGCAGTCTTGCTGCTATGTGCTGTTGCTGTCTGTTGGAGGAATGCTTCTGAGAATGCCCTTCCTTCTCCCCGGATCATCTCTTGTTACTATCGTCATTTACAGTCACATTGTATGTTTAAATCAAATCCAATACATGCCATAACTTCTCTATGTCTTTATATACTGTGAATGTTTCTTTGTCTGTTAATCATGTACCTCTTTGTTTGAGAGTGGACTAAATCCACAACATGTATCAGAACTCAGAAGAATCCTATGTATGTTCTTTGTAATTTGTctgaattatttgaaaatatatactcagcttgatatttgataaaaacaaaaactctatattAACACAGATCAAGAAAAGAACATGTTCAAGTTTCAAAACACAGCTTCTCGTCTGAAACAAAAGTACATTGGAGAAAGAGCTAACTAACGACATCAAGAAGCCTAAAACAATACCAACATGAGATATGGGAGAGACTAAAGGATCGTAACACATGGAGGTGCGTCTTTTCTAGTCCCAACCACAGTTCGGTAAAGGTAAAGTCTATCAACCTTCTCTCTCTCATCCTCCTCATTCCTCTCCATCCTCccattctcattctcattctcattAATAATCTCCACATTAAGCCACGGCGCATTCCTCGCGAGCCTCTTGCATCCACCGAGCGTTACTTCACAAGACGACATCCAAAGGGATCGCATTGTTTCGTACTTGCCAACATCAGCAAGAAGCGCCGCGTTCCCAAACGGACTGTCTCTTATCTCCAGCTTCCTCAGCTTCTTGCATCCATTCAACACATACAGCATTCCTTTGTCCGTGTCCCCAGCAAAGGCTATGGACAGCATCTCAAGCTGTTCTGCGTACATGCCAATGTAGAGGAAGACTTTGTCTGTTAAAAGACCGGAGACAGAGAGTCTTCTCAAGCCTTTGCAGGATTGTACTATTGCACCAAAGCCTTCGTCTAGTGATTGAGATGTGATGTGGTCTGGTTTGTTTGGCTCTAGGATGCATAGCCTGAACCGGATGAAGTTTGGACAGTTTTTCGCCACGGTGATGAGAGCTTCGTTTGTCATCTGTTTGCAGAAGTAGAGAATGGAATGTAGTTTAGGACAACCAGCAGAGATTGCGACCAGTCCAACCTCAGTAACAGCAGTGTTGTTGTCTTCTTCATCGTGTGGATCAGAAGGAAACACTCTCAGCTCTTGTAACTCTTTACATGACGAAGCAACAACCTCAAGTCCTTTGTCTCCAATACTATCCAGTATCTGTAGGAACAAACCATGAGTTGTTGTGCTAACAAATCGCTAGGGCGGATTATTTGGAGTCTAGGCGAACCCTAAGCATTAacagatttattttatatatattgtagttTTGGATTAATCGGCggtaaattatcaaaattaaataatataaaacaaaagaaatttgacAAATTTGAGAATTAGTACTAACATTATcacttaatttaatataattagattaatttagttatattaaAACCGATTTAAATTGGTTTGAAATACTTTATATAAATCGGATTTTACGAAAATCATTTCGGACCCTTAAACCGAATTTTAGAACCTTGATGGAAAGAGAACAAACTGGTATCAAAATTACCCATAACAGTTGAAGTCTCTTGCAAAACTGAACAAACTCTATGAGATGGTTGCCTTGGATCTCAGCTGCATAGCTGAGATTCAAGGAGGTGAGGTTTTCGCAAATCGGGTAGAACGCCGTGAGACAAACAGAAGCAACCTCTGAGAAGCCAGACAAGCTTCTCAACAAAATGCATTTCTTTATAGCAGCCATGAGGCTGGCAAAAGATTCAGGTTCCGCCTCATTCTCATAACACCCTACTCCCAAGTCAACCAGCTGCGGCGCACAGCTCATTAGCCTCGTCAATCCATCTAGCGGCACTGCACGGTTCACCTTCAAGCTCTTCAGATTCGTTGACCTTGCAACCAGTCTCTCTAACGCAGACAGATTAATTTCTCCCTTAAGACAAGCGAAGTTCAACGAGACAAGAGTTGTACAGCTGTCTGGAAAACAGTTTAGCCATTGACCTCTGTGATCATCTATCTCATTCTCTTGCAAGTCCAGCTCACGAAGATTCCTAATAATAACATCAAACCCATTAATATTACAAACCCAAAAAGATaaagtttaaaactttataCACTCTTTCCTTACCTGCAATTAGCAGCAATTGAAGCTAAGCCATCAGTAGTAAACCCATCACAGCTAACAAGCACCAGAGACTTGAAACTCACAAAGGAACGCGAAAGAAGCTCGAGGCTTTCGTCTGAGACAACCATCCTCTTCAACctgagctcctcgagccccacACGTGCCTTGGATAAAGCGTCGATCCAAGGGTGGAGGAAGCCTCCCCACTCGTGAGGAACAAGGTTAAAGTCAGCGAAGTGAGGCTTCCCTTTGAGAGTTAAAGATCTGAGACAGGGGAACCTCCTGATTAGCCTCTCCGGGCTGATGGCGTAGCAGTTTCCGATGAAGACTTGGTGCCTGCTGTATCTCTCGATCTTGTGCCATGATTTGCTGACCAGAGAGATCGAGTTCCTGTCTCTGTGGGATGCTATGAAGTCGAAAATGTGCTCGATTACCTCCTCCGGGAAGTAATTCATCGGAAACTTGAGAGCTTTGTTCATTCACTAAATAAAGGAAGAGACTTTGGCTTTTAGAAACAGAGAGCTCTGTTCATTCACTAAAAAGGAAGAGACTTTGACTTTGAGAAACAGAGGAGGTAAGCTCCAGAACAGAGTGCTCTGTTCATTCACTGGAAAGGAAGAGACTTTGACTTTAAGAAACAGAGAGCTTATTGAAAGTCTCGAGCTTTGATGAAGAAAGATGAATGGGTCGACGAGAATGCTCAAATCGATAGCAACAATGAAGGTTTTAGATTCAGATCTCTAGGGAAACAGAGGAGCTAGATCTGCGAGGAAAACgttgagaaggagaagaagaactGAGAAACTCAATTATGAATCGAATCTAAGGATAAAACTCTGAACAGCTTCTTCGAGTCCAATGATGATGAGAtgatcaagagagagagagagagagagaagagatcaCGCAAGCAAAGCAAAGGAGCTCTCTTTCTCTGTGGAAATAAAAAGAGAGGAAAAGCTAAACCAAGCTGACCAAAAACTTAACCGAGGTTAGGTTTGAGGGTGGAGATTGGTTTGACGGGTAGCCACGAAAGGAATCTTGACCGTTGAAGAGTGGTATGATGTTGCATGTGTTTGACACCACTGGTTTTTATAGCACCTCCAGCGTATTCTACTCATTGAAgttctaaatataaatatatatgtatgtatatattatacatGTAGTTCTATGGTCCAATAAATAGCATAGAACCTTTatccaaaaattctaaaaacaaatttttagaATCTCTAGATATGAATTATAGACTATTTAATAGAACCCAcaactatatacatatatatatatatatatatatatttatatttaaaatccaatGGATAGAACCGTCTCCGGTGCTTGTTAGTTTATCACAGGTGCTGTTAGTTTTTACGAGTCCTTTAGACAAAGAGAAAGGGTGATGAAGTGATGTATTAGTGTCAGGAGCTAAACGATATTTAAAAATA
The window above is part of the Brassica napus cultivar Da-Ae chromosome C8, Da-Ae, whole genome shotgun sequence genome. Proteins encoded here:
- the LOC125591702 gene encoding cysteine-rich and transmembrane domain-containing protein WIH2-like, with product MSYEKVPPESYPPPGYQSHYPPPGYPSPAPPPPGYPPPHHEGYPPPQPHGYPPYPPPRPYEGGYQGYFAGNYPPPPPPPQHCNHYQHDHHHYQDSNSDGSSFLRGCLAAMCCCCLLEECF
- the LOC106362045 gene encoding protein AUXIN SIGNALING F-BOX 3, producing MNKALKFPMNYFPEEVIEHIFDFIASHRDRNSISLVSKSWHKIERYSRHQVFIGNCYAISPERLIRRFPCLRSLTLKGKPHFADFNLVPHEWGGFLHPWIDALSKARVGLEELRLKRMVVSDESLELLSRSFVSFKSLVLVSCDGFTTDGLASIAANCRNLRELDLQENEIDDHRGQWLNCFPDSCTTLVSLNFACLKGEINLSALERLVARSTNLKSLKVNRAVPLDGLTRLMSCAPQLVDLGVGCYENEAEPESFASLMAAIKKCILLRSLSGFSEVASVCLTAFYPICENLTSLNLSYAAEIQGNHLIEFVQFCKRLQLLWILDSIGDKGLEVVASSCKELQELRVFPSDPHDEEDNNTAVTEVGLVAISAGCPKLHSILYFCKQMTNEALITVAKNCPNFIRFRLCILEPNKPDHITSQSLDEGFGAIVQSCKGLRRLSVSGLLTDKVFLYIGMYAEQLEMLSIAFAGDTDKGMLYVLNGCKKLRKLEIRDSPFGNAALLADVGKYETMRSLWMSSCEVTLGGCKRLARNAPWLNVEIINENENENGRMERNEEDEREKVDRLYLYRTVVGTRKDAPPCVTIL